Proteins from one Faecalibacterium sp. I3-3-33 genomic window:
- a CDS encoding helix-turn-helix transcriptional regulator → MRNSRLDRILYIQQVLVQGGVLNKQQTADRFGVSEKTIQRDLDTLRNHFADSEPRREILYNSAKGGYLLDDTLSRFLTSSEILAVCKILLESRSMVKEEMFPILDKLILACTPLDRLNQVKDLISNERFHYVEPQHGRKFIESLWEIGTAVENHNLMEITYCRTHDGETRVRTIEPVGILFSEYYFYLAAFIEGIDKDKHFQNPQDNSPTIYRIDRIQNYKTLDRHFAQRYKDRFQEGEMRKRIQFMYGGELQTIRFEYTGPSLESVLDRLPTAKVLQVTEKGWLLEAEVFGTGIQMWIRSQGDYVKVL, encoded by the coding sequence GTGCGTAATAGTAGATTGGACCGTATACTCTATATCCAACAGGTGCTGGTACAGGGCGGTGTGCTGAACAAACAGCAAACGGCTGATCGCTTCGGTGTCAGTGAGAAAACCATCCAGCGCGACCTTGACACCCTGCGCAATCATTTTGCAGACAGTGAGCCGCGCCGAGAGATCTTATACAACTCCGCAAAGGGCGGCTATCTGCTGGATGACACGCTTTCACGCTTCCTCACCAGCAGCGAGATTCTGGCAGTGTGCAAGATTCTGCTGGAAAGCCGCTCCATGGTCAAGGAGGAAATGTTCCCCATTCTGGACAAGCTGATCCTGGCCTGTACACCGCTGGACCGGTTGAATCAGGTCAAAGACCTTATCAGCAACGAGCGTTTCCACTATGTCGAGCCGCAGCACGGCCGGAAATTTATTGAAAGCCTGTGGGAGATCGGCACGGCGGTAGAAAACCACAACCTGATGGAGATTACCTACTGCCGCACCCATGATGGTGAGACCCGGGTGCGCACCATCGAGCCGGTGGGCATCCTGTTCAGCGAGTATTATTTCTATCTGGCAGCGTTCATTGAGGGCATTGACAAGGACAAGCATTTCCAGAACCCGCAGGATAACTCCCCGACGATTTATCGCATCGACCGCATCCAGAACTATAAGACCCTTGACCGGCACTTTGCCCAGCGCTATAAAGACCGCTTTCAGGAAGGCGAGATGCGCAAGCGCATCCAGTTCATGTACGGCGGAGAGTTGCAGACTATCCGGTTCGAGTACACCGGGCCAAGTCTGGAATCTGTGCTGGACCGTCTGCCGACGGCAAAAGTTTTGCAGGTGACGGAAAAAGGCTGGCTGCTGGAGGCGGAAGTGTTTGGAACGGGTATCCAGATGTGGATACGTAGTCAGGGCGACTATGTAAAAGTATTATAG
- a CDS encoding recombinase family protein, with the protein MSIYGYCRISTAKQSIDRQIRNIKAEYPTAHIVQEAYTGTSIFRPEWLKLYRVLKAGDTVVFDSVSRMSRNAEEGFALYDDLYHKGIRLVFLKEHHIDTETYKKALSGSIAMTGTNVDFILKGINEYLMALAKEQIKLAFEQSEKEVADLHQRTREGLLTARLNGKQVGRKKGTGFETQKSKAAKEKIRIHCKAFGGTLDDMECMKLTGLARNTYYKYKRQIRENTEMKD; encoded by the coding sequence ATGAGCATTTATGGCTACTGCAGAATTTCAACTGCAAAACAGAGCATTGACCGTCAGATTCGCAATATCAAGGCCGAATATCCGACCGCCCACATTGTACAGGAAGCCTACACTGGCACATCTATCTTTCGCCCGGAATGGCTGAAGCTCTACCGGGTTCTGAAAGCAGGAGATACGGTGGTGTTCGATTCGGTGTCCCGGATGTCCAGAAATGCAGAAGAGGGGTTTGCTCTGTACGATGACCTCTACCATAAGGGCATCCGGCTGGTGTTCTTGAAAGAGCACCACATCGACACCGAGACCTACAAAAAAGCCCTGTCCGGCAGCATTGCCATGACAGGGACGAATGTGGATTTCATCTTGAAAGGCATCAATGAATATTTGATGGCCTTGGCAAAAGAGCAGATCAAACTGGCCTTTGAGCAGTCCGAAAAAGAAGTTGCCGATCTGCACCAGCGCACCCGTGAGGGTCTTTTGACTGCCCGGTTGAATGGTAAGCAGGTTGGCCGCAAAAAGGGCACTGGGTTTGAAACCCAAAAGTCCAAAGCAGCCAAGGAGAAGATCCGTATCCATTGTAAGGCGTTTGGCGGCACATTGGATGACATGGAGTGCATGAAATTGACTGGACTTGCCCGGAATACCTATTATAAGTATAAGAGGCAGATTCGGGAGAACACTGAAATGAAGGATTGA
- a CDS encoding LPD28 domain-containing protein, producing MTFNAMTEHYEEITVCGKPALFTSIRIKRDTIPDGLYAYDVRHDDECRGIPCEIAPFVMVNHWGTIILAEPLELPDDGRRYIDEDTDWNYAPFGGTEKNQKPCVTVEEFIKTYVKQE from the coding sequence ATGACCTTTAATGCAATGACCGAACACTACGAAGAAATTACGGTTTGCGGAAAGCCTGCGCTGTTCACCAGTATCCGCATCAAGAGAGATACCATCCCGGACGGCTTGTACGCTTACGATGTCCGGCACGATGATGAGTGCCGGGGCATCCCTTGTGAGATCGCACCCTTCGTGATGGTCAACCACTGGGGCACCATCATCCTTGCGGAACCGCTGGAACTGCCGGATGATGGGCGGCGATATATTGACGAGGATACCGACTGGAACTACGCTCCGTTTGGAGGAACAGAGAAAAATCAAAAGCCATGTGTCACAGTGGAAGAATTTATAAAGACCTATGTGAAGCAAGAATAA
- a CDS encoding DUF3846 domain-containing protein, protein MKEEKIKVLALLPMELPKEINLDNTLEAMQNFVGGLIECITLSDTGSEVTLVCNDEGKLLGLPLNRPLWDGADVLAGPGFLAGCDNEGNLTSLPQSAMDFYKEKFRAFIIEI, encoded by the coding sequence ATGAAAGAAGAAAAAATCAAAGTCCTTGCGCTCCTGCCAATGGAGCTGCCAAAGGAGATTAATCTGGACAACACTCTTGAAGCCATGCAGAACTTTGTAGGCGGGCTGATCGAATGCATCACATTGAGTGACACCGGTTCAGAGGTCACACTGGTCTGCAATGATGAAGGCAAGCTGCTTGGCCTGCCGCTCAATCGTCCGCTGTGGGATGGAGCCGATGTTCTTGCCGGGCCGGGATTTCTGGCCGGATGTGACAACGAAGGGAATCTGACTTCTCTGCCGCAGAGTGCAATGGATTTCTACAAAGAGAAATTCAGAGCTTTTATCATTGAAATCTAA
- a CDS encoding Sak single strand annealing protein, with translation MATENPFVKLFAIDFKDHLEVKKSGNTELKYVSWAYAWAEVKKLYPAASYEVKKFNGLPYVYDPITGFMVYTSVTIEGVSHEMWLPVLDGANKAMKAEPYTYTTPKWDYNPQTRRREKIGMEERTVEAASMFDVNKAIMRCLVKNLAMFGLGLYVYAGEDLPEDAAPQPETEPQKQPKPRSASPKQEQPPMPCICARCNQPIKRVKLKDGSIMQAAEFAATHEGMCADCYKATRLNVA, from the coding sequence ATGGCCACAGAAAATCCGTTCGTAAAATTATTCGCTATCGACTTCAAAGATCATCTGGAAGTCAAAAAGTCCGGCAATACCGAGCTGAAATATGTAAGCTGGGCGTATGCCTGGGCAGAGGTGAAGAAGCTGTATCCCGCTGCCAGCTACGAGGTCAAGAAATTCAACGGCCTGCCCTATGTTTATGACCCCATAACCGGCTTTATGGTGTACACCTCGGTCACGATAGAGGGCGTTTCGCACGAAATGTGGCTGCCTGTACTGGATGGCGCAAACAAAGCCATGAAAGCTGAGCCTTACACCTATACCACCCCGAAATGGGACTACAATCCTCAGACTCGCCGCCGTGAAAAGATCGGCATGGAAGAGCGCACCGTAGAAGCAGCCTCTATGTTCGATGTGAATAAAGCTATCATGCGGTGCTTAGTGAAGAACCTTGCTATGTTTGGTCTGGGCCTGTACGTTTATGCCGGAGAAGATTTGCCGGAGGATGCCGCACCGCAGCCGGAGACAGAACCGCAAAAGCAGCCGAAACCGAGATCCGCTAGCCCGAAGCAGGAACAGCCGCCCATGCCCTGCATCTGCGCCCGGTGCAACCAGCCTATCAAGAGGGTCAAGCTGAAAGATGGCTCCATCATGCAGGCGGCAGAGTTTGCAGCCACCCATGAGGGAATGTGCGCTGACTGCTATAAGGCTACAAGGCTAAACGTAGCATAA
- a CDS encoding YqaJ viral recombinase family nuclease, producing MKRLVSTRNLSKEDWLRYRKCGITGTDAGAILGLNPYRSAFQVYYDKISDTIENIDNEAMRQGRDLEDYVAQRFSEETGFKVRRANAIYQSEEHPLLLADFDRLIVGQKAGLECKTVSPFSADRWADGKIPAHYLAQVDHYLAVSGFDCWYVAALIFGKELVIHKIVTDKQVLSDLIDKEERFWTNHVVPQIPPAPNGCDCDTQQINQLYEVDDRDKTADLSALHGLLDKRQELSDQIEQMEQEKTAIEQQVKLKMQDAAYGTAPGYKVSWVSSESKRVDSPRLKKEQPDIFNRYSKNVSSRRFTIVHAA from the coding sequence ATGAAACGACTTGTATCTACACGGAACCTGTCCAAAGAAGATTGGCTCCGCTACCGCAAATGCGGCATTACCGGCACGGATGCCGGGGCTATCCTGGGCCTGAATCCCTATCGCTCCGCATTTCAGGTGTACTACGATAAAATCAGCGATACCATTGAAAATATCGACAACGAGGCCATGCGGCAGGGCCGTGACTTGGAGGATTATGTGGCGCAGCGGTTTTCCGAAGAAACGGGCTTTAAGGTGCGCCGTGCAAATGCCATCTACCAGAGCGAGGAACATCCGCTGCTTCTGGCAGACTTCGACCGCCTGATCGTTGGGCAGAAGGCCGGGCTGGAATGCAAAACGGTCTCACCGTTCTCCGCAGACAGGTGGGCAGATGGCAAAATCCCGGCTCACTATCTGGCGCAGGTTGACCACTACTTAGCCGTCAGCGGTTTCGACTGCTGGTATGTGGCGGCTCTGATTTTCGGCAAAGAGCTGGTGATCCACAAAATCGTGACGGATAAGCAGGTGCTTTCTGACCTCATTGATAAGGAAGAACGTTTCTGGACGAACCATGTTGTGCCCCAGATTCCCCCTGCACCCAACGGTTGCGATTGTGACACCCAGCAGATCAACCAACTATATGAGGTGGATGACCGCGACAAGACCGCTGACCTGAGTGCCCTGCATGGACTTCTGGATAAGCGGCAGGAGCTTTCCGACCAAATCGAGCAGATGGAACAGGAGAAAACGGCTATCGAGCAACAGGTCAAGCTGAAAATGCAGGATGCTGCCTATGGCACAGCACCGGGTTACAAGGTATCATGGGTGTCCTCCGAAAGCAAGCGTGTGGATTCCCCGCGTTTGAAGAAAGAACAGCCCGATATTTTCAATCGGTACAGCAAAAATGTAAGCAGCCGCAGGTTCACCATCGTTCATGCGGCATAA
- a CDS encoding DUF3848 domain-containing protein translates to MNDVSNRAVREFSEFLNSIEADFPKPTCTTAYEITMKSTIVSALITLDTEKQMDERFWNHLRVQRNILDFLYALWLDDDRTLVDEFSTIIKDLVEYDFSIAEEQMKERLNIA, encoded by the coding sequence ATGAACGATGTGAGCAACCGGGCTGTCCGGGAATTTTCTGAGTTCCTGAACAGCATCGAAGCTGATTTTCCAAAGCCTACTTGCACCACGGCATACGAGATCACGATGAAAAGCACCATTGTCAGTGCTTTAATCACGCTGGACACCGAAAAGCAGATGGACGAGCGTTTCTGGAACCATCTCCGAGTGCAGCGAAATATTCTGGATTTCCTGTATGCCCTGTGGCTGGACGATGACCGTACCTTGGTGGATGAATTTTCCACCATTATCAAAGACTTGGTGGAATATGATTTCTCTATTGCGGAAGAACAGATGAAAGAGAGGTTGAACATTGCATGA
- a CDS encoding DUF932 domain-containing protein encodes MSANVETMFSVRETPWHGLGRIVMDAPASREALELAGLDWQVESRNIYSGIGAMIPGYRANVRSTDDAVLGVVSDRYRIVQNEEAFQFTDDLLGEGVTYETAGSLQGGKKVWMLAKLPEKYIIAGDEVTPYLVFFNSHDGSSGVKVAMTPVRVVCQNTLNLALGTAKRIWTARHTENVLLRVQDARETLQLANGYMAELGKGIHELTTIKLSDRKVQEFIDEFFPVTEDLTDGQRKNNLRLQEDLKARYYNAPDLEWVGKNGWRFVNAVSDFATHADPIRKTRNYNENLFLRTAEGNPMIDKAYKMVLAAA; translated from the coding sequence ATGTCTGCAAATGTTGAAACCATGTTCTCTGTCCGTGAAACCCCTTGGCACGGCCTTGGCCGTATCGTGATGGATGCCCCTGCAAGCCGTGAAGCTCTGGAACTGGCTGGTCTGGATTGGCAGGTGGAAAGTCGCAATATCTATTCCGGCATTGGTGCCATGATTCCCGGCTATCGTGCCAATGTCCGCAGCACCGATGATGCTGTTCTGGGTGTGGTGTCTGACCGCTACCGCATTGTGCAGAACGAAGAAGCGTTCCAGTTCACCGATGACCTGCTGGGTGAAGGCGTTACTTATGAAACTGCCGGTTCTTTGCAGGGCGGCAAGAAAGTCTGGATGCTGGCAAAGCTGCCGGAGAAGTACATCATCGCCGGAGATGAAGTGACCCCATATCTTGTGTTCTTTAACAGTCACGATGGCAGTTCTGGTGTAAAAGTCGCTATGACCCCGGTTCGTGTGGTCTGCCAGAACACCTTGAATTTGGCTTTGGGTACTGCAAAGCGCATCTGGACTGCCCGCCACACCGAAAATGTTCTGCTCCGGGTGCAAGACGCTCGTGAAACCTTGCAGCTTGCCAACGGTTACATGGCAGAACTGGGTAAAGGCATCCATGAGCTGACCACCATCAAGCTGTCTGACCGCAAGGTGCAGGAGTTCATCGATGAGTTTTTCCCTGTCACCGAAGACCTGACCGATGGCCAGCGGAAGAACAACCTGCGCTTGCAGGAAGATTTGAAGGCTCGCTACTATAATGCACCCGATCTGGAGTGGGTCGGAAAGAACGGCTGGCGGTTCGTAAACGCTGTTTCGGACTTTGCTACCCATGCAGACCCCATCCGTAAAACTCGCAACTACAACGAAAATCTGTTCCTGCGCACCGCAGAGGGCAATCCCATGATCGACAAAGCCTACAAGATGGTGCTGGCAGCAGCATAA
- a CDS encoding recombinase family protein, with protein sequence MRIAVYARVSTEHEAQINALENQLEWYKIECSRHSDWEIVEVYVDQGITGTQAQKRPEFLRMMEDAQKGKFDLIITREVSRFARNTVDTLSYTRELKARGVDVFFINDGINTATNDGELRLTIMSSMAQDESRKISERVKAGQKISREKHVLYGSGNILGYRRENGTYVPDPDQAETVRLIFQMYSTGENGLVKIVNELYRLGRLDAGGHVSWDASKVSRVLHNATYKGCICYNKSHSDGYLTQKRVKNLDESSYIYVKGDFEPLVSEEMWDRCQQILASKSARVIDENGKKHKYMRNTPKSVWTAKLRCSCGAGFIQFKWRVNRDGAVVHGFQCYRRTRRPSISYLQEHGLDLGISCQIKAICEWKLDLMAAKVFEHLTFDKGKTVKEVYKILNRCMAEEKTVRISRKAMLENSIARQRERLDKYIDLCADGIITKQELAERRRGLDAQIAELQSQYENVEQEDERSGTLDMNLIAQKLDEWQKASRNDVDRELINSCVAQITPLTNEEYRWVLDFQLTEVQSRNSATCTLDGFMEMARFRISFEEAKAFKASRNQRIRKNEWHDLTVAVGIRTKT encoded by the coding sequence ATGAGGATAGCCGTGTACGCGCGTGTCTCAACAGAACATGAGGCACAAATCAACGCACTGGAAAATCAGTTGGAGTGGTATAAAATCGAATGTTCCCGGCATTCGGACTGGGAAATCGTGGAGGTCTACGTAGACCAAGGTATTACCGGAACGCAAGCACAGAAGCGGCCAGAGTTTTTGCGCATGATGGAGGATGCCCAGAAGGGCAAATTTGACCTAATCATTACTCGCGAAGTGAGTCGCTTTGCACGAAATACAGTTGATACGCTGTCCTACACACGCGAGTTGAAAGCGCGTGGGGTGGACGTGTTTTTCATCAACGATGGTATCAACACCGCGACCAATGATGGTGAACTTCGGTTGACAATCATGTCTTCTATGGCACAAGATGAGAGCCGCAAAATTTCAGAGCGCGTAAAGGCTGGGCAGAAAATCAGCAGAGAAAAGCACGTTCTGTATGGCAGTGGAAATATCTTAGGATACCGCAGGGAGAACGGAACCTATGTTCCTGACCCTGACCAAGCTGAAACAGTAAGGCTGATTTTCCAAATGTATTCTACCGGAGAAAATGGGCTGGTTAAAATCGTAAACGAATTATACCGCCTTGGCCGATTAGATGCAGGCGGCCATGTTTCGTGGGACGCTTCCAAGGTGAGCAGAGTCCTACATAATGCAACCTATAAGGGGTGTATTTGCTACAATAAATCCCACAGCGACGGATATTTGACACAGAAACGTGTTAAAAATCTGGACGAGAGCAGCTACATCTATGTGAAAGGTGACTTTGAGCCTTTGGTATCAGAAGAAATGTGGGATAGATGCCAGCAGATTTTGGCATCGAAATCAGCACGGGTAATAGATGAAAATGGGAAAAAGCACAAGTACATGAGAAATACGCCAAAGTCAGTCTGGACGGCAAAACTGCGGTGCAGCTGTGGCGCAGGATTTATCCAGTTCAAGTGGCGTGTAAATCGGGATGGTGCAGTGGTTCATGGATTTCAGTGTTATCGCCGTACCCGTAGGCCAAGCATCAGCTATTTGCAGGAGCATGGCTTGGACTTGGGAATTAGCTGCCAAATCAAGGCAATCTGTGAGTGGAAGCTGGACTTGATGGCAGCAAAAGTATTTGAACATCTCACCTTTGACAAGGGCAAAACAGTCAAAGAGGTCTATAAAATTTTGAACCGCTGCATGGCAGAAGAAAAGACTGTCCGCATTTCCAGAAAGGCGATGCTGGAAAACAGCATCGCCAGACAGAGGGAGCGTCTGGATAAGTACATAGACCTGTGTGCAGACGGAATCATCACAAAACAGGAATTGGCAGAACGGCGAAGGGGACTGGATGCGCAGATTGCAGAATTGCAATCTCAATATGAGAATGTGGAACAGGAGGATGAGCGCAGTGGAACCCTTGATATGAATTTAATTGCGCAGAAGTTGGATGAGTGGCAGAAGGCATCTAGAAATGATGTTGACCGGGAGCTTATCAATAGCTGTGTGGCGCAGATCACGCCGCTGACAAACGAGGAGTATCGCTGGGTGCTTGATTTCCAACTGACAGAAGTGCAGAGTCGAAATAGTGCTACTTGTACGTTGGATGGCTTTATGGAGATGGCTCGTTTTAGGATTTCTTTTGAAGAAGCTAAGGCTTTTAAGGCTTCCCGGAATCAGAGGATTCGTAAAAATGAGTGGCATGACCTCACGGTAGCCGTGGGTATCCGCACAAAGACTTGA
- a CDS encoding DNA primase family protein, which translates to MGKQNKNIFDCQGGDFSLKSLDDSFDAEDGEWYPDNSDETDVVLAASLFKNNAAKKEKKKKKGKKKEKSTQENNPLKKLFKYDEKKEDDLESEDEEVERTERSQSKYHPMYEMAHALEEFCDLKVVDGEVYYYENTYYMHLTKDQIIELYKLRVDPKLHGAVNLRNYRDLYDYIKMEQILKYEMPKNEKLYCPFENGILFVKKGRFEDHDPEFVTFTCLNAKYNEDVESPEEADCPVFDKFMKEISGGRKDIEERLWMALGYLLVEPARGKFFFIMGYARDSGKSIWGNFVQKLFPEEAISNLSLRELGGKFETESLLDARINISLDLPRERLDVSAVSKLKRITGGDGVEIQRKNQRSKKLHRRIKFLFASNFPLEIEGEDEAFFKRVVYLPFTHSIPDDEQDPNLEKKIWKERNEIVTKATFYARRLEELDWHFPEIPDVDSMKGVQRKPPIDYLWEFIDLHCEKVNHETFCPTTDLKNAYENYCEEKGVCPCSPIVINKCVVKFGGKHDRKRLNSSENAVWGFYGIKLRP; encoded by the coding sequence ATGGGCAAGCAAAACAAAAATATTTTTGACTGTCAGGGAGGTGACTTCTCTCTAAAATCTTTGGATGATAGCTTCGACGCAGAGGATGGTGAGTGGTACCCGGATAACAGCGATGAAACCGATGTGGTTCTTGCGGCATCACTTTTCAAGAATAATGCGGCGAAGAAAGAAAAGAAGAAAAAGAAAGGGAAAAAGAAGGAAAAAAGTACGCAGGAAAATAACCCGTTAAAAAAATTGTTCAAATATGATGAAAAGAAAGAGGATGACTTAGAATCAGAGGATGAAGAGGTTGAACGAACGGAAAGGAGTCAATCAAAATACCACCCGATGTATGAAATGGCACATGCACTGGAGGAATTTTGCGATCTTAAGGTTGTAGATGGTGAGGTGTACTACTATGAAAACACATACTATATGCATCTGACAAAAGATCAGATAATCGAATTATACAAATTGAGAGTTGATCCGAAGCTTCATGGTGCAGTGAATTTGAGAAATTACAGAGATCTTTATGACTACATAAAGATGGAGCAAATCCTGAAATACGAGATGCCCAAAAATGAAAAATTGTACTGCCCATTCGAAAACGGAATTCTTTTTGTTAAGAAAGGTAGATTTGAAGACCATGACCCTGAATTTGTCACATTTACCTGTTTGAACGCAAAGTACAATGAAGATGTAGAAAGCCCTGAAGAGGCAGATTGTCCAGTGTTCGATAAATTTATGAAAGAAATTTCTGGCGGACGTAAGGACATTGAGGAACGCCTCTGGATGGCATTGGGTTACCTCTTAGTTGAGCCAGCTAGAGGAAAATTTTTCTTTATTATGGGATATGCCAGAGATTCAGGAAAAAGCATATGGGGCAATTTCGTACAAAAACTTTTTCCAGAGGAGGCAATAAGCAACCTCTCTTTGAGAGAACTCGGAGGAAAATTTGAAACGGAATCGTTGCTTGATGCGAGAATAAACATCTCGCTTGATTTACCGCGAGAAAGGCTGGATGTGAGTGCTGTGTCAAAATTAAAGCGTATTACAGGTGGCGATGGAGTTGAAATTCAACGAAAAAACCAACGCTCAAAAAAGCTTCACCGCAGAATAAAATTTCTGTTCGCCAGTAATTTTCCGCTTGAAATTGAGGGAGAGGACGAGGCTTTTTTCAAACGTGTTGTATATCTTCCTTTTACTCATTCAATTCCAGATGATGAACAGGATCCAAATTTGGAAAAGAAGATATGGAAAGAACGCAATGAAATAGTCACGAAGGCTACATTCTATGCTCGAAGACTCGAAGAATTAGACTGGCACTTTCCAGAAATTCCAGATGTGGATAGCATGAAGGGGGTGCAAAGAAAGCCTCCAATTGACTATCTCTGGGAGTTTATTGACTTGCACTGTGAAAAGGTCAATCATGAAACTTTTTGTCCGACAACTGATTTGAAAAATGCCTACGAAAACTATTGTGAGGAAAAAGGAGTTTGTCCGTGTAGCCCGATAGTGATTAACAAGTGCGTCGTTAAATTTGGAGGAAAACATGATCGGAAACGTCTCAATTCATCAGAAAATGCGGTATGGGGATTTTATGGAATCAAGCTCCGTCCGTAA